Proteins encoded by one window of Oscillatoria sp. FACHB-1406:
- a CDS encoding YggT family protein, which translates to MSTADFGILSLSLLLGLTIFLFIIRIVLTWYPQVELKRFPFNLIALPTEPFLIPTRKIIPPIGGVDISPIIWVGIFSLLREILVGQQGILKIL; encoded by the coding sequence ATGAGTACCGCAGATTTTGGAATTTTGAGTCTCAGTCTTCTTCTCGGCTTAACCATCTTTCTTTTTATTATCCGCATCGTCCTAACTTGGTATCCGCAAGTCGAACTTAAGCGGTTCCCTTTCAACCTCATTGCGTTGCCTACCGAACCCTTCTTGATTCCCACTCGAAAAATCATTCCTCCCATTGGCGGGGTCGATATTTCCCCGATTATTTGGGTGGGCATTTTCTCCTTACTGCGAGAAATTTTAGTCGGGCAACAAGGGATATTAAAAATTCTGTAG